The following proteins come from a genomic window of Hydractinia symbiolongicarpus strain clone_291-10 chromosome 2, HSymV2.1, whole genome shotgun sequence:
- the LOC130630724 gene encoding uncharacterized protein LOC130630724 isoform X1, producing the protein MAISPSGRSDVYWVDGRLQVGDDFWPPQKHTDKTYKLSRATTIIVKKDRVEIIHFNKSNELSVSNKVTIELNSKQLDCVKTVLDVVADEIKKIVTSKMKTVDLNTKSDPVNRPRNDYENLSLSVVQRIQVHVLRKLYILIYY; encoded by the exons ATGGCAATAAGTCCAAGTGGAAGAAGCGATGTGTATTGGGTTGATGGCAGATTGCAAGTTGGCGATGACTTCTGGCCACCGCAAAAGCACACAGACAAGACATATAAACTATCCCGAGCTACCACAATAATCGTAAAAAAAGATCGCGTGGAAATAATTCATTTTAATAAAAGTAATGAATTGAGTGTAAGCAACAAAGTAACAATCGAACTTAATTCAAAACAGTTGGATTGTGTTAAAACTGTTCTAGATGTTGTGGCAGATGAAATAAAGAAA ATTGtgacctcaaaaatgaaaactgttGATTTAAACACAAAATCTGATCCTGTGAATCGACCAAGGAATGATTATGAAAATCTTTCATTGAGTGTTGTTCAGAGAATACAAGTACACGTTTTACGGAAGTTATATATTTTGATATATTATTAA
- the LOC130630154 gene encoding uncharacterized protein LOC130630154, whose amino-acid sequence MIDQQPTVNSPVAKKFARFASRLCIVFIITGILTLCFGISVYLTLRTSRFPFYIPGASIFISLWMIFTASLGIHVFSGTSSNRPLIRHFNASAMAADILAFVGVVASIAGFIMYLDCRRVTRRFSPDNHYTYTLWSANFCTKSRDYGVAVYAMLFLLHFLQCIISMATTVYGFKISRIENIGWFLRALSIRKSQQRNGEIIQAKPHPTLLQTYASQDQFQIPKLQQNEILVTANTGQPFILIPVTSTSQQLPIHLPIDSLAGSPPPYSAY is encoded by the exons ATGATAGATCAACAACCCACAGTTAACTCGCCTGTTGCAAAGAAATTTGCACGATTCGCCTCTAGACTTT GTATTGTTTTCATTATCACTGGTATCCTAACATTATGTTTTGGTATCAGTGTTTATCTCACACTACGCACATCAAGATTTCCATTCTACATACCAGGCGCATCAATATTCATTTCCTTATGGATGATATTTACAGCTAGTTTGGGTATACATGTTTTTTCTGGTACGTCAAGTAACCGACCATTGATTCGACATTTTAACGCTTCTGCAATGGCAGCTGACATCCTTGCTTTTGTGGGTGTTGTAGCATCAATAGCTGGATTCAT AATGTACCTCGATTGTAGACGTGTAACTAGACGTTTTAGTCCTGATAATCATTACACCTACACGTTGTGGTCTGcaaatttttgtacaaaaagTCGAGATTATGGGGTGGCTGTGTATGCTATGCTTTTCCTGCTCCACTTCTTGCAGTGTATAATCTCAATGGCAACCACAGTATACGGATTCAAAATTTCCAGAATTGAAAATATAGGTTg GTTTTTGCGTGCATTAAGTATTCGAAAAA GTCAACAAAGGAATGGCGAGATTATTCAAGCTAAACCTCATCCAACATTACTACAAACCTACGCGTCGCAAGACCAATTCCAAATACCAAAATTGCAACAAAATGAAATTCTTGTTACGGCAAACACTGGTCAGCCATTTATACTGATACCTGTGACATCAACTTCTCAGCAGTTGCCAATACATCTGCCAATTGATTCACTAGCAGGCTCTCCACCACCGTACTCCGCATATTGA
- the LOC130630724 gene encoding uncharacterized protein LOC130630724 isoform X2 — protein sequence MAISPSGRSDVYWVDGRLQVGDDFWPPQKHTDKTYKLSRATTIIVKKDRVEIIHFNKSNELSVSNKVTIELNSKQLDCVKTVLDVVADEIKKIVTSKMKTVDLNTKSDPVNRPRNDYENLSLSVVQRIQG from the exons ATGGCAATAAGTCCAAGTGGAAGAAGCGATGTGTATTGGGTTGATGGCAGATTGCAAGTTGGCGATGACTTCTGGCCACCGCAAAAGCACACAGACAAGACATATAAACTATCCCGAGCTACCACAATAATCGTAAAAAAAGATCGCGTGGAAATAATTCATTTTAATAAAAGTAATGAATTGAGTGTAAGCAACAAAGTAACAATCGAACTTAATTCAAAACAGTTGGATTGTGTTAAAACTGTTCTAGATGTTGTGGCAGATGAAATAAAGAAA ATTGtgacctcaaaaatgaaaactgttGATTTAAACACAAAATCTGATCCTGTGAATCGACCAAGGAATGATTATGAAAATCTTTCATTGAGTGTTGTTCAGAGAATACAA ggATAA